One Mycobacterium marseillense DNA window includes the following coding sequences:
- the efeB gene encoding iron uptake transporter deferrochelatase/peroxidase subunit: MTDDETGFTTDAPDGVGAQSDSAAVSRRRALGGVMLAGLSGAALGAVGGGLAGHAMAAGQRGDDDDTVDLRRSYPFYGQAHQGGIDTPPQRYAMFMSFSVAAGAGRAELQTLLARWSAAAAILQQGKPVGTVQPQVDVQPPADTGEAYGLSPASLTVTIGLGPALFGDRFGLAARRPAGFTDLPPLNGDNLDPRLHGGDLSVQACADDPQVCYHAVRNLARLGRNIVSPFWAVLGFGRASAGPGQHTPRNLLGFKDGTRNVATDAEYHNFVWVDNSDQPWMNGGTYQVVRKIRMLLETWDVDRIGNQQRIFGRTKDEGAPLSGKTEFDTPNFAAKGADGSPLIDPMSHVGLAARENNDGIMIRRRSYNYTDGLDSNGQLNAGLLFLSYQNDPQDFIRLQNRLGAHDLLNEYIRHIGSAIFAVPPAPAEGHYIGQSLFR, translated from the coding sequence GTGACCGACGATGAAACCGGTTTCACCACCGACGCTCCGGACGGCGTTGGAGCACAGTCGGATTCGGCCGCGGTGTCGCGCCGGCGCGCGCTCGGCGGCGTCATGCTCGCCGGGCTCAGCGGCGCCGCCCTCGGCGCCGTCGGGGGCGGCCTGGCCGGGCACGCCATGGCGGCCGGACAGCGCGGCGACGACGACGACACCGTCGACCTGCGTCGCAGTTACCCCTTCTACGGGCAAGCTCACCAGGGCGGAATCGACACCCCGCCACAGCGTTACGCAATGTTCATGTCCTTCTCCGTGGCCGCCGGCGCCGGCCGCGCCGAGCTGCAGACCCTGCTGGCTCGATGGTCGGCCGCGGCCGCAATCCTGCAGCAGGGGAAGCCGGTTGGTACCGTGCAGCCGCAGGTCGACGTGCAGCCGCCCGCCGACACGGGAGAGGCCTACGGGTTGAGTCCCGCCAGCCTGACCGTCACCATCGGGTTGGGCCCGGCCCTATTCGGTGACCGATTCGGCCTGGCCGCACGCCGGCCCGCCGGATTCACCGACCTGCCGCCCCTCAACGGGGACAACCTCGATCCCCGCTTGCACGGCGGCGACCTGTCCGTGCAGGCATGCGCCGACGACCCCCAGGTGTGCTACCACGCAGTGCGTAACTTGGCCCGGCTCGGCCGCAACATCGTCTCGCCGTTCTGGGCGGTGCTGGGATTCGGCCGCGCCTCGGCCGGCCCGGGTCAGCACACACCGCGAAACCTGTTGGGATTCAAAGACGGAACCCGCAATGTCGCCACGGACGCGGAGTACCACAATTTCGTGTGGGTCGACAACAGCGACCAGCCCTGGATGAACGGCGGGACCTACCAGGTCGTCCGCAAGATCCGGATGCTGCTGGAAACATGGGATGTCGACCGGATCGGCAACCAGCAGAGGATCTTCGGCCGCACCAAGGACGAAGGCGCACCGCTAAGCGGCAAGACCGAATTCGATACGCCCAACTTCGCCGCCAAGGGCGCCGACGGCAGCCCGCTCATCGATCCGATGTCCCACGTCGGCCTGGCCGCCCGCGAAAACAACGACGGCATCATGATCCGCCGGCGCTCCTACAACTACACCGACGGTCTGGACTCCAACGGCCAACTCAATGCCGGTCTGCTGTTCCTTTCGTATCAAAACGATCCGCAAGATTTTATCCGCCTGCAGAACCGGCTGGGCGCCCACGATCTGCTCAACGAATACATCCGTCACATCGGATCAGCAATCTTCGCGGTGCCTCCCGCGCCGGCTGAAGGGCACTACATCGGCCAAAGCCTGTTCCGCTGA
- a CDS encoding OsmC family protein, giving the protein MTDALVIDAEGLDRLSCNAKANPETGKKTLKATTVCETGFRNMTYVRDLAPMLVGEPPALLGDDSAPNPSETALAALGSCVSVGLLANATHRGVTLTKIEVEMEGDIDISAVWGVGDTPERKRLGFSDIRCTVRLAGDADEATLKEIHDNAIAWSPVVNTFRNPVSVESTLCTG; this is encoded by the coding sequence ATGACCGACGCGCTCGTAATCGACGCCGAAGGCCTTGACCGGCTGTCCTGTAACGCCAAGGCCAACCCCGAGACCGGCAAGAAGACGCTCAAAGCCACGACGGTGTGTGAGACCGGGTTTCGCAACATGACCTACGTCCGCGACTTGGCGCCGATGCTGGTGGGGGAGCCCCCTGCCCTACTCGGTGATGACTCGGCCCCCAACCCCTCCGAGACCGCCCTGGCCGCGCTGGGCTCGTGCGTCTCCGTGGGGCTGCTGGCCAACGCCACCCACCGCGGCGTGACCCTCACCAAAATCGAGGTCGAGATGGAAGGCGACATCGACATCTCCGCGGTCTGGGGCGTGGGGGACACTCCGGAACGAAAGCGCCTCGGGTTCAGCGACATCCGCTGCACAGTGCGCCTGGCCGGCGACGCCGACGAGGCCACGCTCAAGGAAATCCACGACAACGCCATCGCGTGGTCGCCGGTCGTGAACACGTTTCGCAACCCGGTGAGCGTCGAATCGACTCTGTGCACCGGATGA
- the cynS gene encoding cyanase, producing the protein MPQTRTTAETYTKSDLAEAIRLARARQGLSWAAIAETLGKDPVWTVAALLGQHPLSAGDARAVASLLGLDDEAVAVLQMMPHRGSDATIAKDPTIYRFHEALGVYGPAIKELIHEEFGDGIMSAINFQLSVQRRPHPQGDRVVVTFDGKFLDYAWQHSADQTQEAAK; encoded by the coding sequence ATGCCGCAAACCCGAACCACGGCAGAAACATACACCAAATCCGACCTCGCCGAGGCCATCCGGCTGGCCCGCGCCCGGCAAGGACTGAGCTGGGCGGCAATCGCCGAAACCCTTGGCAAGGACCCGGTATGGACGGTCGCCGCGCTGCTCGGGCAGCATCCGCTGTCGGCTGGCGACGCCCGTGCGGTGGCGTCGCTCCTCGGCCTCGACGATGAGGCGGTGGCCGTCCTGCAAATGATGCCGCACCGGGGATCCGATGCGACGATAGCGAAAGATCCAACGATCTACCGGTTCCACGAGGCGCTGGGGGTCTACGGCCCGGCGATCAAAGAACTCATCCATGAAGAATTCGGGGACGGCATCATGAGCGCTATCAACTTTCAGCTCAGCGTGCAGCGCCGTCCGCACCCGCAGGGCGACAGAGTGGTCGTCACATTCGACGGCAAGTTCCTCGATTACGCGTGGCAACACTCCGCCGATCAGACTCAGGAGGCAGCGAAATGA
- a CDS encoding acyl-CoA dehydrogenase family protein produces MTATLDPAASRLDVALLEDIQAHAAALDGGEGLSRRSFTALGQARLLGIGAPGNFDGLLPAMAEVIQAISGTCMSTGFSLWAHRMTVEYLLTAATPFSAPAAERLLSGTVLGVTGMAAAFKEAAGCGSVELTATTVTGGYRVSGPIRWASNLYPDSTMVTAVRTDAGERLIVALPLDTPGVLVGEHFDLLAMGSTASSYLNLDGAHVPDTQVLSRDFEGFLQAVRPTFLVLQSAMCLGLARTALEQSRRGLGGVNAVFGADVDRVADNLTEAETTLARLAEAVGGPRSPAKKELLSLRLTAAELSSASAALEIRTAGGKGYASRTSVSRRYREAAFIPVQSPSEGQLRWELAQCT; encoded by the coding sequence ATGACGGCGACCCTGGATCCCGCGGCCAGCAGGCTGGATGTCGCTCTGTTGGAAGACATTCAGGCCCACGCCGCGGCGTTGGACGGTGGCGAGGGCCTTTCCCGTCGCAGCTTCACCGCGCTGGGGCAGGCCCGCCTGCTCGGAATCGGCGCCCCGGGCAACTTCGACGGCCTGCTCCCGGCGATGGCCGAGGTGATCCAGGCGATCTCCGGGACGTGCATGAGCACCGGTTTCTCGCTGTGGGCCCATCGCATGACCGTCGAGTATTTGCTCACGGCGGCAACCCCGTTCAGCGCGCCCGCCGCAGAACGACTACTGTCGGGAACCGTGCTGGGAGTCACCGGCATGGCCGCGGCGTTCAAGGAGGCGGCCGGATGTGGCAGCGTGGAATTGACCGCGACAACGGTGACGGGCGGCTATCGCGTGTCCGGTCCGATCAGATGGGCCAGTAACCTCTACCCCGACTCGACCATGGTGACGGCGGTGCGCACCGATGCCGGTGAGAGATTGATCGTCGCCTTGCCGTTGGACACACCCGGGGTTCTCGTGGGCGAGCACTTCGACCTGCTGGCCATGGGGAGCACGGCCTCGTCGTATCTGAACCTCGATGGCGCTCACGTCCCCGACACGCAGGTGCTGTCACGCGATTTCGAGGGCTTTCTGCAAGCGGTCCGCCCGACTTTCCTTGTGCTGCAGTCGGCTATGTGTCTGGGGCTGGCCAGGACGGCTCTCGAGCAGAGCAGGCGGGGACTGGGCGGCGTCAACGCGGTGTTCGGCGCCGACGTCGACCGCGTCGCGGACAACCTCACCGAGGCCGAGACGACGCTGGCCCGTTTGGCCGAGGCGGTTGGCGGCCCCCGGTCGCCGGCCAAGAAGGAGTTGTTGTCGCTGCGGCTTACCGCGGCCGAACTGTCCAGCGCCAGCGCTGCTTTGGAGATCCGGACCGCCGGCGGCAAGGGATATGCGAGCCGCACGTCGGTAAGCCGGCGCTACCGGGAGGCCGCGTTCATCCCCGTCCAGTCACCGTCCGAAGGCCAACTGCGCTGGGAGTTGGCCCAATGCACCTGA
- a CDS encoding RNA polymerase sigma factor, with translation MVTPVAVPPEGTQSQRLVGGVPLASLVRDYHRPMVNFARTMVDSLAVAEEAVQEAWVQVLQSPDSFQGRSSVSTWLFGIVKHTTSRHRSRESRIRHHEVLAAPDADPLSGRMHPDGHPDAGHWREPPSRRFLPEDHTVQSELVGHVRAALDALPERQRQLVILRDIVGTPADEAAELLDLTAEAQRALLYRARGNLRNELEKRYQR, from the coding sequence ATGGTGACTCCAGTGGCGGTGCCGCCGGAGGGCACCCAATCACAACGCCTGGTCGGCGGGGTTCCGCTGGCCAGCCTGGTGCGCGACTACCACCGCCCAATGGTGAATTTCGCCCGAACCATGGTGGATTCGCTGGCGGTGGCCGAAGAAGCCGTGCAGGAGGCGTGGGTGCAGGTACTGCAATCGCCGGATTCTTTCCAGGGGCGCTCCTCGGTGAGCACCTGGCTGTTCGGGATCGTCAAACACACCACCTCACGGCATCGCAGCCGCGAATCGCGAATCCGCCACCACGAGGTGCTGGCCGCCCCGGATGCGGACCCGCTCTCGGGCCGCATGCATCCCGACGGCCACCCCGATGCCGGGCACTGGCGCGAGCCGCCGTCGCGCCGGTTTCTGCCCGAAGATCACACCGTCCAAAGCGAACTCGTCGGCCACGTCCGTGCGGCACTGGATGCCTTGCCCGAGCGGCAACGACAACTGGTCATCCTGCGCGACATCGTCGGCACCCCGGCCGACGAAGCGGCCGAGCTCCTCGACCTGACCGCCGAGGCGCAGCGGGCACTGCTCTACCGCGCCCGGGGAAATCTTCGAAACGAACTGGAAAAGCGGTATCAACGATGA
- a CDS encoding formate/nitrite transporter family protein: protein MTINAQAQSLPNPVTAAGTVTALPTGVTTNRAPEDPFEPLTVGAMVDRVAAMAVEKAAHPWAFLMRSLVGGAMVAFGALLALVVSTGVKTPGVASLLMGLAFGMSFVLILVSGMSLITADMAAGFLAVLKRTLSVGNYALLVTVGLLGNIVGALIFVTICAAAGGPYLGAFAERAATVGTLKAGQPFWTALLLAVVCTWFLQTSMCMFFKARSDVARMTFAFYGPFAFVIGGTQHVIANVGFLGLPLLLNLFHPTAPRGAIGWGFGAQGLLINIGITTVGNLIGGTVFVALPFWIIAWLQRRQI from the coding sequence ATGACCATCAACGCTCAAGCGCAGTCGCTGCCGAACCCGGTAACGGCGGCGGGCACGGTCACCGCGTTGCCCACCGGCGTCACCACCAACCGCGCCCCCGAGGATCCCTTCGAGCCACTGACCGTGGGAGCCATGGTGGACCGGGTTGCGGCTATGGCGGTGGAAAAGGCCGCGCATCCCTGGGCCTTCCTGATGCGCTCCTTGGTCGGCGGCGCGATGGTGGCGTTCGGCGCGCTGCTGGCCCTGGTGGTCAGTACCGGCGTCAAGACCCCTGGGGTGGCGAGCCTGCTGATGGGCCTGGCGTTCGGCATGTCCTTCGTCCTCATCCTGGTGTCGGGCATGTCCCTGATCACCGCGGACATGGCCGCCGGCTTCCTCGCTGTGCTCAAACGCACGCTGAGCGTCGGAAACTACGCCCTGCTGGTCACCGTCGGCCTCCTCGGAAACATCGTCGGCGCACTGATATTCGTCACCATCTGCGCCGCGGCAGGCGGCCCATACCTGGGCGCCTTCGCCGAGCGCGCGGCGACCGTCGGCACGCTCAAGGCGGGCCAGCCCTTCTGGACCGCGCTGCTGCTCGCCGTCGTCTGCACGTGGTTCCTGCAGACCTCAATGTGCATGTTCTTCAAGGCCCGCAGCGACGTCGCCCGGATGACTTTCGCGTTCTACGGCCCGTTCGCCTTCGTGATCGGCGGCACCCAGCACGTGATCGCCAATGTCGGATTCCTCGGCCTTCCCCTGCTGCTTAACCTCTTCCACCCGACCGCACCCCGCGGCGCGATCGGCTGGGGATTCGGCGCGCAAGGCTTGCTTATTAACATCGGCATCACCACCGTCGGCAACCTCATCGGCGGTACGGTCTTCGTGGCGCTGCCGTTCTGGATCATCGCATGGCTGCAACGCCGCCAGATTTAA
- a CDS encoding universal stress protein — translation MPGPVKQLGVVVAVDGSSVSTVAARWAAREAAMRSIPLTVVHAVSTPAATFPPVPYPESLVTNLEDEGKKAIMHAVKVAEEAMPADRKVPIGRKLVYSTPASALLTMSDTAEMIVIGNSGRGVLARGLLGSVSSTVVRHANCPVAVVRDEGLPDSPDAPVVLGTDGSPASELATEIAFDEASRRGVDLVAIHAWSDAAIDEVFAIDWPVMEGEAQRSLAESLAGWQERYPDVTVHRFIARDRAARHLIDKSETAQLAVVGSHGRGGLTRMLLGSVSNAVLHSARVPVIVARPAASS, via the coding sequence ATGCCCGGACCCGTCAAACAACTCGGAGTCGTCGTGGCTGTCGACGGCTCGTCGGTATCAACGGTCGCCGCGCGGTGGGCGGCCCGAGAAGCGGCGATGAGGAGCATCCCGCTGACCGTCGTACACGCGGTGTCGACGCCCGCCGCAACATTCCCGCCAGTCCCGTATCCCGAATCCCTCGTCACCAATCTGGAAGACGAGGGCAAAAAGGCGATCATGCACGCGGTGAAGGTCGCCGAGGAGGCGATGCCGGCGGACCGCAAGGTGCCCATCGGCAGAAAACTGGTGTACTCGACGCCCGCATCGGCGTTGCTCACGATGTCCGATACCGCGGAGATGATCGTCATCGGCAACTCCGGGCGCGGAGTGCTGGCCCGGGGCCTGCTCGGGTCCGTCAGCTCGACCGTGGTCCGTCACGCGAACTGTCCGGTCGCGGTTGTTCGCGACGAAGGTCTACCGGATTCGCCTGACGCCCCGGTCGTTTTGGGGACAGACGGTTCACCGGCTTCCGAACTGGCAACGGAAATCGCGTTCGACGAGGCGTCGCGTCGCGGCGTGGACCTGGTGGCCATCCACGCATGGAGCGACGCCGCGATCGACGAGGTGTTCGCGATCGACTGGCCGGTCATGGAAGGGGAAGCCCAGCGCAGCCTGGCCGAGAGCCTGGCAGGCTGGCAGGAACGCTATCCCGACGTCACCGTGCATCGGTTCATCGCCCGCGATCGAGCGGCGCGGCATCTCATCGACAAATCAGAAACCGCACAACTCGCGGTGGTCGGCAGTCACGGACGGGGTGGGCTGACCAGAATGCTGTTGGGCTCGGTCAGCAATGCGGTGCTGCATTCGGCGCGGGTGCCGGTGATCGTCGCTCGGCCGGCGGCTTCGTCATAG
- a CDS encoding acyltransferase family protein, with protein MGRANSPRPARDLAVDYYRVSGVVLIVLGHWLAGSVTYHDGQFGRQNPLVDMPWTQWLTWPFQAVPTFFLVAGYAGAVSWTHRRDTAGVSRRTWLQHRLARVLGPTAAYAILVSVAVVVLGVCGVAGSVLEYAGWAVAMHLWFLAVYLVVVSLTPVAIAAHRRWGLLAPGALALAVAVVDVVRLSTHVHYLDWMNYLLGWGALYQLGIAWRGGLLTGRRPWLLAAVSAVVLAVLVWLRVYPVSMIGVPGQTIDNTTPPTAALLAFGGAQTGIVMALAPALNRALRAVRVERVLSIANNNIMALYLWHMIPVVIVAIVGYPAGLLPQPPEGSAAWWLARLEWVAILSVVTAVEIALLWWARRIFAAPLPLIGVPLTERGAEPMMLAGAAMAAYALAVVAARGFAPDGRFPWAIAVVFAAGALFAALRPRAVP; from the coding sequence ATGGGCCGCGCAAACAGCCCGCGCCCGGCCCGCGATCTGGCGGTCGACTATTACCGCGTGTCCGGAGTGGTGCTGATCGTGCTGGGACACTGGCTGGCCGGGTCGGTGACCTACCACGACGGACAGTTCGGCCGGCAGAACCCGCTCGTCGACATGCCCTGGACCCAGTGGCTGACCTGGCCCTTCCAGGCGGTGCCGACGTTCTTTTTGGTGGCGGGTTATGCCGGTGCGGTGTCATGGACGCATCGGCGCGACACCGCCGGGGTCTCGCGCCGGACCTGGTTGCAGCATCGGCTGGCGCGGGTGCTCGGGCCGACCGCAGCGTACGCGATATTGGTGTCGGTCGCGGTGGTGGTGTTGGGCGTTTGCGGTGTTGCCGGTTCGGTGCTCGAGTACGCGGGCTGGGCGGTGGCGATGCACCTCTGGTTCCTGGCCGTGTATCTGGTGGTGGTGTCGTTGACGCCGGTTGCGATTGCCGCACACCGCCGTTGGGGGCTCCTGGCGCCGGGTGCGCTGGCGTTGGCGGTCGCGGTCGTCGATGTCGTCAGGCTCAGCACTCACGTGCACTATCTCGACTGGATGAACTACCTGTTGGGTTGGGGCGCCTTGTACCAGCTCGGGATCGCTTGGCGCGGTGGGCTGTTGACGGGCCGCAGACCGTGGCTGCTGGCCGCCGTCTCGGCGGTGGTCCTGGCGGTGTTGGTCTGGCTGCGGGTCTATCCGGTCAGCATGATCGGCGTTCCCGGGCAGACCATCGACAACACGACACCGCCCACCGCGGCGCTGTTGGCCTTCGGTGGTGCGCAGACCGGCATCGTGATGGCGCTCGCGCCCGCCCTCAACCGCGCGCTGCGCGCCGTCCGCGTCGAGCGGGTCCTGTCCATCGCCAACAACAACATCATGGCCCTTTATCTCTGGCACATGATTCCCGTCGTCATCGTGGCGATCGTCGGGTACCCGGCCGGACTCCTGCCGCAACCCCCCGAAGGAAGCGCCGCCTGGTGGCTGGCCCGGCTGGAGTGGGTGGCCATCCTCAGCGTCGTGACGGCGGTCGAGATCGCGCTGTTGTGGTGGGCGCGAAGGATTTTCGCGGCTCCCCTGCCACTGATCGGTGTCCCGCTCACCGAGCGGGGCGCCGAACCGATGATGCTCGCCGGGGCCGCGATGGCCGCCTACGCCCTCGCCGTGGTCGCCGCGCGGGGCTTCGCCCCCGACGGGCGGTTTCCGTGGGCGATCGCGGTGGTTTTCGCCGCCGGGGCGCTCTTCGCGGCGTTGCGCCCACGCGCCGTTCCATGA
- a CDS encoding aldo/keto reductase has protein sequence MKQAQLGQLRVGRLGLGAMGMSVAYAGAGSDDAESIRTVHRAIDLGVTLIDTAEVYGPYVNEELLARALRGRRDQVVVATKFGLISHTGRDGLDSSPANIRLAVDGSLRRLETDHIDLYYQHRLDRQTPIEDTMSALAEVVAAGKIRHIGLSEVGVDTIRRAHAVHPITAVQSEYSLWTRDQEPAILPLLRELGIGFVAYSPLGRGFLTGTVRSTEELPDSDYRKTNPRFFDENFQHNLRCADEVRDISADVGATAAQVALAWLLAKGPDIVPIPGTKRVTRLEENVGADAVELSSEQLARLDHLTPPVGGHHAEAQMAWIDR, from the coding sequence ATGAAACAGGCTCAACTCGGCCAGCTGCGTGTCGGGCGCCTGGGACTGGGCGCGATGGGAATGTCGGTGGCCTATGCCGGCGCCGGCAGCGACGACGCCGAATCGATCCGCACCGTTCATCGCGCCATCGACCTGGGTGTCACCCTGATCGACACCGCCGAGGTCTACGGCCCCTACGTCAACGAGGAACTTCTGGCGCGTGCCCTGCGGGGCCGCCGCGATCAGGTGGTGGTGGCGACCAAGTTCGGTCTCATCTCGCACACCGGCCGCGACGGTCTCGACAGCAGCCCCGCCAATATCCGCCTGGCCGTGGACGGTTCGCTGCGTCGGCTGGAGACCGACCACATCGATCTGTACTACCAGCATCGCCTCGACCGCCAGACCCCGATCGAAGACACGATGTCCGCGCTGGCCGAGGTGGTCGCCGCTGGGAAGATCCGGCACATCGGCCTCTCCGAAGTCGGCGTGGACACCATCCGCCGCGCGCACGCGGTGCATCCCATCACGGCCGTCCAGTCGGAGTATTCGCTGTGGACGCGCGACCAAGAACCGGCGATCCTGCCGTTGCTGCGTGAGCTGGGCATCGGGTTCGTCGCTTACTCGCCGCTGGGCCGCGGCTTCCTCACCGGCACCGTCCGCTCCACCGAGGAGCTTCCCGACAGCGACTACCGCAAGACAAATCCACGGTTCTTCGACGAGAACTTCCAGCACAACCTGCGGTGCGCGGACGAAGTGCGCGACATCAGCGCTGACGTCGGCGCCACGGCGGCCCAGGTCGCGTTGGCGTGGCTGCTCGCGAAAGGCCCCGACATCGTGCCGATTCCGGGCACCAAACGCGTCACCCGTTTGGAGGAAAACGTCGGGGCCGACGCGGTCGAGCTGTCCTCCGAGCAACTGGCCCGGCTCGATCACCTCACCCCACCGGTGGGAGGGCATCACGCGGAGGCACAAATGGCATGGATCGACCGCTAG
- a CDS encoding NAD-dependent epimerase/dehydratase family protein: MVAKKLVIGASGFLGSHVTRQLATAGEDVRVMLRRTSSTAGIDDLDVERCYGDVFDDAALCAAMAGCDVVYYCVVDARMWLRDPAPLFRTNVEGLRHVLDAALDADLKKFVYTCTAGALAISDHRPVTEEDPHNWDQGGAYIEARLAGENLLLSYARDKGLPGVAMCISTTYGPGDWAPTPHGSLLALVAKGRFPFYFDYSSEVVGIEDAAGAMLLAAERGRDGERYIVSDRYMSVRELHEIAATAVGRRSPRIGIPMSALRAGARVNDAAARLLGRDLPFAHAGIRMAELMSPLDHSKATRELGWTPEPVEESIRKAAVWFASR, encoded by the coding sequence GTGGTCGCCAAGAAGCTGGTGATCGGCGCCAGCGGGTTTCTGGGATCACACGTCACACGGCAGCTGGCGACGGCGGGCGAAGACGTGCGAGTCATGTTGCGCCGCACCAGCTCCACGGCGGGTATCGATGATCTCGACGTCGAGCGATGCTACGGAGACGTGTTCGACGACGCCGCGCTGTGCGCGGCGATGGCGGGCTGCGACGTCGTCTACTACTGCGTCGTCGACGCCAGAATGTGGCTGCGCGATCCCGCGCCGCTGTTTCGCACCAATGTCGAGGGTTTGCGCCACGTTCTGGACGCGGCTTTGGACGCCGACCTGAAGAAGTTCGTATATACCTGCACCGCAGGCGCTTTGGCGATCAGCGACCACAGGCCGGTCACCGAGGAGGATCCGCACAACTGGGATCAGGGCGGCGCCTACATCGAGGCGCGGCTGGCCGGCGAAAATCTGCTGCTGTCGTACGCACGGGACAAAGGTCTGCCGGGCGTGGCGATGTGCATCTCCACCACCTACGGACCGGGGGACTGGGCCCCGACACCGCACGGTTCGCTGCTCGCCCTGGTCGCCAAGGGCCGCTTCCCGTTCTATTTCGATTACTCGTCCGAAGTGGTGGGCATCGAAGACGCTGCCGGCGCAATGCTTCTCGCCGCCGAGCGCGGCCGCGACGGTGAACGCTACATCGTCTCCGACAGGTACATGAGCGTCCGGGAGCTGCACGAGATCGCCGCCACCGCCGTCGGCAGGCGATCGCCGCGCATCGGCATCCCGATGTCGGCGTTGCGGGCCGGGGCACGGGTCAACGACGCGGCGGCCAGGCTGCTGGGCCGCGACCTACCGTTCGCCCATGCGGGAATCCGGATGGCCGAATTGATGTCGCCGCTGGACCACTCCAAGGCCACCCGCGAACTGGGATGGACACCCGAACCCGTCGAGGAGTCGATCCGCAAAGCCGCCGTCTGGTTCGCCTCGCGTTAG
- a CDS encoding NAD-dependent epimerase/dehydratase family protein produces MTVDTVLVTGAFGQVGRRCTQLLLDRGRTVVAMDLRNDNTVAIERQLTAADHPGTLIPAYTDLLDADAVRDLVAAHRPGAIIHLAAIVSPPSYRNPGLARRVNVGGTENLLAACAALPRPPLFLMASSAAVYGSRNPFRQPERITPDTPVNPIDQYGQDKVLAEAAIRASGLPYALYRLAGVISPDTQASINGDYLILMRSMPSDNRIHAVDARDVALAFANGVDRETAISGKVLLIGGNETYVLLQHGLQDDIMTATGLGPLGPSAGLPGDPADDRGWSFTGWYDTSEAQALLEFQDHDWQQTVAWLAESQGPMRNVLRLLGPVLRPIVRAVFMVQRRLEGRGPYADPWGLIEKKYGTAALASVD; encoded by the coding sequence GTGACTGTCGACACCGTTCTGGTCACCGGTGCATTCGGGCAAGTCGGTAGGCGCTGCACGCAGCTCCTGCTCGACCGGGGGCGCACCGTCGTGGCGATGGATCTGCGCAACGACAACACCGTGGCCATCGAGAGACAACTGACCGCCGCGGACCACCCCGGGACGCTGATTCCCGCCTACACCGATCTGCTGGACGCCGACGCGGTGCGCGATCTGGTCGCCGCGCACCGGCCCGGAGCGATCATCCACTTGGCCGCCATCGTCTCCCCACCGTCGTATCGCAACCCCGGCTTGGCCCGGCGCGTCAACGTCGGTGGCACCGAGAATCTGTTGGCCGCGTGCGCCGCGCTCCCCCGGCCACCGCTGTTCCTCATGGCGTCCAGCGCCGCGGTGTACGGATCGCGGAACCCCTTCCGCCAGCCCGAGCGGATCACCCCGGACACCCCGGTGAACCCCATCGATCAATACGGTCAGGACAAGGTGCTCGCCGAGGCGGCGATTCGCGCCAGCGGCCTGCCTTACGCGCTCTACCGGCTCGCGGGTGTCATCTCGCCGGACACCCAGGCCAGCATCAACGGCGACTACCTCATCCTGATGCGGTCGATGCCGAGCGATAACCGCATTCACGCGGTGGACGCGCGGGACGTGGCGCTGGCCTTCGCCAACGGCGTCGACCGCGAAACCGCCATCTCCGGCAAGGTGTTGCTCATCGGCGGCAACGAAACGTACGTGCTCCTGCAGCACGGTCTGCAGGACGACATCATGACCGCGACGGGCCTGGGTCCGCTCGGCCCCTCGGCCGGCCTGCCGGGCGACCCGGCCGACGACCGCGGCTGGAGTTTCACCGGTTGGTACGACACCAGCGAAGCGCAGGCGCTACTCGAGTTTCAGGACCACGACTGGCAGCAGACCGTGGCCTGGCTCGCCGAGTCGCAGGGCCCCATGCGCAACGTGCTGCGGCTGCTCGGCCCGGTGTTGCGCCCGATCGTGCGTGCGGTCTTCATGGTGCAGCGGCGGCTGGAGGGCCGCGGGCCCTATGCCGACCCATGGGGATTGATCGAAAAGAAGTACGGCACAGCCGCATTGGCCAGCGTCGACTAA